The Sphaerodactylus townsendi isolate TG3544 linkage group LG02, MPM_Stown_v2.3, whole genome shotgun sequence DNA segment TATAAAATATTCTGACCCATGGTAGCTTCAAAATGGGAATGGCATTACTGTTCTTCTTAACAAGTACATCAGCACTCAcattttgtttagaaaaacatTGGGACCAGATCAGAATGATGCCTGTAGAGTGTTGGAATTAATACAGGACAAAGGATGGAAAGAATTGTAAGCCTCTTGATGGGGAAGAGATGAGAATCTCTTAGCGAAAGACAAAGTTTTTTCCAATGCATCTTGTTTGTAATCCTTCATTTCAGCAGCTGCTCTTTACAAACGCATTCACACAGCAGCATTCAGTGTTTGGCTAGCTCCCTGCCCTTTGTATCTGGGATGTTAATATGCCACTCTTGCCTGGACttagagccaaactagatgttacagtGACTACCAATAGCATTTTAGAAATAATTTTGCCATTTAAAATGCTGTTGTCCTGATCAGACTTTAAGCTCACTTGAAAAGGCATGcggggagaggggaggcaggaTCCCCTAGCCTCACTGCATCATGGACTTTGTCAGAATTGGGCCCttgcattatttttaaatggtcaaATTCTTCTCTAAAGTGGCACCAGTGACCACCAATCTGACATATGGCCACCATAACATTCAGTTTTAttcttaatgtaattttattcttAATGTGTTGTTTAGTAGCTGATATCCCTGAAAGGTGGAAGTGCTGAGAAGCTTGGAATtgtcagatgaagaagagttggtttttatactcctttaaaaagtctcaaagtggcttacaattgccttcccctcctctccaaataaaagacgccttgtgaagtaggagggGTTGCTAGATTTTTTGAGAGAATAGTGAGTGACTTGCCCaagttcactcagcaggcttcatgtggagaagcagaaaagccaacccagttctccaggttaagagtccactgctcatgtggaggagtggagaatcaaacctgtttctccagattagagtccactgcttttaaccagtacaccagACTATCTCTCATGCTAGCTGAGTTAGGTACGTTTGCCTGCCTCTAGGTGATTTTGAGGATTGTGAATGGAGTGAAGGGTGTAGTGAGGTGTAAATTGCCAGTCCCACGATTTCAGAGGGACAGTTGTATATTCATTccagtggttctccagatgttcagggaattatcccatcagcccctgtcagcatggccaattggccatgctggcaggggctgatgggaattgtagttcctgaacatctggagagccgcaggttccctacccctgtattagccTGTTGCAGCACAATAAAAGAGTCCAGTGACACCTTGTAGATGACTGAAATGCATTCCAGCATGTTTTGTGTCAGATATGTCATTAAGTGGAAGGTCCAAAAATCCCTAGTGTGTTCTGTTGTTTACTATTGCAGTAATCCACAACACCATTCAAAGCCGTCCCATTTGGGGCTGCTTTCTATTAAACATTTGTACTTGGTTTCTTGTGCCAAAGTTAAAAATATATGGTATTGTTTCTTATGAAGAGCACATGTGTGTATTAATTGTAGtctttgctttcaaaatgtttgctaGTGAGAACAATCCCTCCTCTCTGTGCGTTCATCTTGAAAGATAATACATTTACAGAATATGTATCTGGTTTCATCTGGATAATCGAGTCAAGAGTACAAAACATCTCCTAAAAAGCAGCCATGAGATTAAGATAAATTCTGCCAAAGCAAACAGACTTATCAATAAATGTTTGGAGCTAAAATGAACAATATGAAGtgttttgagaaaaaaattatgtatttCTATTTTACAGGCCACTGTAGCGGCCTTTGCTGCCAGCGAAGGTCATTCCCACCCCAGAGTCGTTGAGCTGCCAAAAACGGAAGAAGGGCTTGGATTCAACATCATGGGAGGCAAAGAGCAAAATTCTCCAATCTATATATCCCGAATTATCCCAGGTGGTATTGCTGATAGACACGGGGGATTGAAGCGTGGAGACCAGCTTCTTTCTGTAAACGGAGTGGTAGGGATGGAATTTAACTTCCATTTGTAGTAGCTACTTCTCACCACTTGGGGGCACTGTTTGTTTGGTCTTTTGTAGTTTCAGTAGGGAAATGAGGTTCAGCTCTTTTCAAAGGATAAAGGATGATACTGGAATTATTTTTAGACTGGCAAGTATACATTAATTCACTAGTGCTGATCGCACCCTTGTATTTCGAGAGATATTCTGAATTATTAAGGCAGATAGCTTGCATATTCTCAGGGGAATTGGATGATGCATTTGTAGATTTGGTGCTAACAAGAGCCTCTATAGGGCTATATTCAAATATTGTGAGCAAACAAGCTTTTGTTCATGATGGGTACATATTCTGCAGCTTCTTCTGCCTGCATGCTACTCTCTTCCTGTGTTTGGAAACCTGAATACCAATGTCTGATCAAACTGGAGTTTTGAGTTGAAGCTTCCTGAGTCAGGAAGACTTCAGTTGCACTCCGTGCCTGACGAAGAAGCAAGACAACCAGCAGAGTTTGTGCTAATTATTACAGAGGTTTGATTGTGGTATATAAATGCAGACTATGCCTGCTGTGGGCAAAGATAGTTTGTTTGCTGCACAACTTTAAATGAAGGCAGCGCAGTGGTCATTTTCCCATATTCTTTCCCAATTTCTACCCTCAGgaacatttccccccttcccaacttAACATACCTttctgggttgttgtgagaatgaaatgggtTGACCTCATGCATGCCACCTATGTCTGTGGAGTTTTGTTTAGTTACTACATTTCAGTTTCACCTAATCAAGGCTGAAACTGCAGAGAAGGTTTTCTGAAGGGTTGGTTTAGGTTACGTGTCCTTGACTGTGTGCAGCATGATCTCTGAGTAACAGCTTCCAACTGAAGCAGTTCTTCTCATACAATATTGTTTACGTGTGTATCTCCTTATTTCTTTAATGCATCTGTTCCTAGCTTTGGTGTCCCAGTAGTGATTGGAAGAATTCAGTCACAGTAACCTGAGGCCTTTCCATATGATCTGTTTTGGCTAACCAAAGCAGTCTCTCCTGTAAGACTCAGATGACCAGTTTTCCACACAGCATTATAGTGATGGAAAGGGGTTCACCAGCTCCGCCTTTATTTAGGCCCTTTCACCTGTGCTcattgttcttttttgttgttgtggacATTAGATTGCTAGACAGACTGGTTTGTGTACTGCTAAAGTCATGGGACAAATGAAGACTTCTATCCTGCCTCACAACTAGGTTCTTCAAGGATAACGAAATAGCCATAAACTACAGTGCTTGGTGTTAAAATAGGCTTGTTtttgtggcattccccctcctcacccgggccctttgggcggtatatccttccctcctccctaacctgggggttggtctccccagacgatgactctcccccttggcccaaggggccaagaaaccaccgcgcccacaaagcactgggtatACGGGGCAACCCTTGCCCATGCCATCCTCCTCCTAGcaggcctccttgcctcccttccccggtCTGGCTTGAGCCTTCacaccctttctctctctctcccttgcttcttcacagggagaggagtttccaagggcttgtctctcccctgtggcctcactgggagaggtgtttacagcttgcgtgaacaactcccaccctgttactgcacagggtgaggaccagcttgaaccgggatctaggttctcaaagggggtctgggcttcagggtcctcttccctccttcccacttcccaccattgagctgtccctttcccttgtctcttcacaccaccacccacattccctgctgctgcggcagctccagactcgccccttcccacttccttatataccttctgccctctcattcctcttctttactttacaacaacaacctttatttggcatttaaaaataggttctagagcgttgccagacatttttgaaatacaaatacaaaaatcattcctcttcctcgtcccagctgcttcttcagcccatcttctacagctgcctcagctgtgggcttgctgggcctaagccgcctctcttccctgccttcaccctccctgcaagaggctcctctgccgcATTCCCATCTTCTGCAGGGCCAGCTGGTGCGGAACTCAGCAGGGTAAGTCTGGGCGCTGCAGCCGAGCCCAGACAGTTTTAATATTGATAATTATGTTTTTATGGCTTTATTGCATTTTTCTACTTTGTTAACTGCTTTGATCAAGCCTGTGGAGAGgggcatataaatatttgaaataagttAAATTTCAGCAGGATCCCAACCAGCAACTGGACCAATGAAGAGGCAGGTTTCTTTAAATTTAACTGGGAAGCACTGAGCAGACTCCAGGATGCCAAATGGACAAAGGATTAAATGCTTGGGAGGCAAAGAAAGGAAATATGAGCTGTCAGCTGAGAAAATGAAGCAAGGCATAGTAAGGGAAGAGTAGCTTGCAACTCCATCAGTACAGTATtaaggtttttttctctctctcttaatgtGTTCATACTGTGGAGGAAGACTGGGGAAATGATTCATAGCAGAACATCATGCCCTTAGTCCAAACTGGGATATAATTACACTATTAATCTGTGGATCAGAGATCATTCATGTTTCTTTATAACATTTgtgtcctgcctttcttccagagAGTTCAAGGCAGCAAACCTGTGTTCTAATTTTATCCTTGTAActatcttgtgaagtaggtcaggctgagagagagtgactggtgtAACTTCAGGGTATTCACAGATGCATTGATTTGAAAATAGAATccaaaaagctaaaaaaaacaaagcaatccATGTAATTCGTCTTTATTAGGACCAACTCATTGAGTTCAGCCAGGTCAAGTTCTGAGTGTACAAAAGTGAGTTTGTTGTTAAGCTGCCCACAGAAGGATATTTCCTCATAATGAAATCACTGGATTGATCAAAACAGAGGTTAGTTGTAGTTATCTTAACTTTTTAATCATGAAAGCCATTATGTCAAAGCAACATggtaaagaaaacagaaaagttgGTTTGTTGAAGTTTTTGGTGTGTATCCAGCCCATGCTATTTAAACTCTGTTTTAAAGTCATTTCTGCGAATAATAGAGATACTGGAATATGAGAAGTTGATATTTACTAATAGGAttatcttttgtgtgtgtgtatgtgtgttcattCCAGAGTGTTGAAGGGGAGCATCATGAGAAAGCTGTAGAACTGCTGAAAGCAGCTCAAGGAAAAGTTAAGCTGGTTGTACGTTACACACCCAAAGTCTTGGAAGAGATGGAGTCACGATTTGAAAAAATGAGATCAGCAAAACGCAGGCAACAGAATTAATATGGTTCATCCAACTTAAAGAGAAGTGTGACATTTGTTTCTCAGATGTACCCATAGAAACATCATCTAGtactaaaaaaaaagtaaattttgTTGCAGCCTCAATCTTTTACAGGTCTCTGTTTCTAGCATACTCTAATGCTTACCGAGAAGAAAAGTTTACACAGGCATTTCTGCTTATCtgacagatctttttaaaattaaagcctGTAACCATCAAAATAAATGTGTAgatttttaaagtacattttaATAAGCTATTTTCAGCATTCGTTTCACTTGTTTTTTCTgatgaatttttttccatttgacaTTGTTTAAAACAGAAAATCTTTATTTTGGATACAGATTTGCAGCCTGTCTTAATCATTGTGTGTCACTCACATGAAGTGATTCATAACTGTGTAGTTAAGCACAGGATTTATACTTTTGATGAACAAATTTCTATGCATGTtctaaataataattttataagGTTATTGACATTTTGGACACTTGTtccatttttgtaaataatttgtaaCAAGCAGTCTCTTATAGTAATGTCTTAATTGACTTTCTACAATCTAGCTACAAGTCATTCCTGTAATTTATATACTTTTGTACTTATCAGAGCATCTCATGAAATTGGAAGACATATCTGTATTTATATTCAGTAAGGTAAACCGTGTAGGCAGTGCAGAGAACAGTAATCTATATGTCCTTTTACTCATTTAAGTTAGCTACTTTTGAATGCCTTTGCTTGTGGGATCTCTTGCAGACAGGTTTGTCTGTGGTTTGCTGTTCCTGCCCAGAGCATAAATGTTGTATGCTTGCTTGCCATTCCCACAGTGAAATGGAAAAGCTAAAACATTTCACAGCTATTTTTAAGAGTGCTAACTGAGCAAAACCAGTATTCTGTCTTAAAGAAAACAATAAGCAGTGCTGCTGTGGGTTAATGGATATGCAGTGCTTGCATGTAGGGTTGGTTGGGGTTGTTGGGTGTTTTGGCTCTAGACTGTTCTTACTACTTTCATCTAAAAAGTGCACTAATACTGCTCCAAAGCCACCTCAGGCTTAGAATGTGTGCTAAGAGAGACCAGGTATATGCATGACATACTTCCTCCTGGAGGCAAGGATCCAAAGTTTATTGatgagtagtttctttttgcattCGAGGGCAGGACTATGGCACCACACTGAAAGCTCGCTGatacctttttaaaatgctttattcACATAGATAATGAAACCCCAGTTTCACCACTTTCTTTCCCACTTCACTTCCTTTCTCAGATTTAAATTACTGGTTGTACTTATCCTTTAAAGCATTAAAAGAGGTGTTCTTGGATTAAACTGGTTTGGATAAGACTAGCATTAGCTTGACTGTCCACTAGATGTCAGTATGCAGGTACAGCTGcaatgtttttttctaaaactgCCTGCAGACAAATATATTTCCTGTATGAGAGGTCAAAAGTATAGGGGGTTATTTTAATGATAGCATAAAAATTATGCATATCTAGATGTAATGTTGTAAAAAATCATTTTGACATCATGAGTCTGTAATTGTGAATTTTTAGTGACTGAAACACGACAAGCATGTGAGTATTTTGTCATTTAGATAAGACTGAGCACTGAACTGCATGGTTTTAAGTATACACCCTGCAGCAGAAAGCAATTGGTAGAATCATATCTTACACTGTGTATTTTTATGAAGCAGTTTGTGTTAAAACCAAAATAGGCCAATCAtgacatattttaatttaattgtatAATATTAGATTTGTGTTGAAACTTTATTAAAGGTGGAAATAGGATTGAAGTGAAGATTATAAAATTAGTTCACCTGATGTTGCTGGCATTGCAATGTGTTTTATGATTCTAAATAAAGAGGGTGGAGTAGCCAGAGCTGCTTTAGGAAAATACTTTTTTAGCTATCTTAATGCTGACTTTTAGAATTTGTAGGTTTGTTATTCCAGAATGTAAAGGTGGGGCTAGTTGGATTTCTGGCAATAAAAAATCAAAAGCAGTGGATGGGTTTAAAATCCATTTTGTGACCCATATTAATCTTCAGAATCACCTGGATGAAGATCTAATCTTTTCTTGGTTGATGGAATCAAAGGTTTTTAAATGGGATCCAAAGCGAAGGCTAAAAGCCAGTTTTTTAAAGTTAGTAGATGGAAAGCAAACAAATGAATACTACTGAACGAGTGAAGTAACTGTATTATATTGAGGAGTCTATATatgcaataatttaacaaccagcacAGATTAAAAGTAGACAATACTGTGTAATCTTTGTGAACTCACTGTTCCTCAGCAGGTCCTTGCTTTTTTAAGAGACATAAGAATAAAGGATTTCATAATTCTTGGTGTCAGAAtgtcccatatttcttcattgttttATTAGCTCTAGAAAAAAGTTTTTAGACGTTCACATTGTTACTATCACATTATTACTACCTATTAGTTATTGTTACTGCCTTCTTTTCTCCTGCGAAATACAGTTTTAAGATGatacaataaaacacacaatTGGTTTGTTTCTCACAGCCTCATGAAGTCATGTTCTGTTCTCCAGCTTTAGTTGTAGATAAATAAGATACCAGAAGAAAGTGTAGTAGTATCCTACAGCAGTGGCATACAAAAGCATAATCCCAGTgctcccaggcccctccccctcccctgccccccgcagtacaggctaaaaatggcctgaggaactatagttcccaggagaccttggggctcaaaaGATCTCCTgtgaagtatagttcccatcaggctgtttttaagtctgaactgtgaataggcctttttttttcagactgaaaaggttctaggaaaaggaaaggaactaaggtaagtgagggaagggagggtgccgtgggggggccatgggggcggaaaatatagactgcacaccaggcacagtttggcccagctacgcctctgaggtcACCTCTTAGCCCTCTCCCATCTTGGCTCAGTTCTGGGCTCAGACTTGCCTTCTGACTtgcctcttcctgctgctgcct contains these protein-coding regions:
- the LIN7C gene encoding protein lin-7 homolog C gives rise to the protein MAALGEPVRLERDICRAIELLEKLQRSGEVPPQKLQALQRVLQSEFCNAVREVYEHVYETVDISSSPEVRANATAKATVAAFAASEGHSHPRVVELPKTEEGLGFNIMGGKEQNSPIYISRIIPGGIADRHGGLKRGDQLLSVNGVSVEGEHHEKAVELLKAAQGKVKLVVRYTPKVLEEMESRFEKMRSAKRRQQN